CTGCTATAAGTTCGGTGGTCATCATGGTGTGTTGCTCCCGTATCTACAGGCGAAGGGCCTGCGGCATGAAAACGTCGGGCCAGGGTTTCAACAGGTCGGGTGTCGTTTTCTGCACATCATTTCTCAAATTTTTGTCCCATCAATATGATGCAACCCGGGGGAGTTTCAAAGGCGATATGCTTAATGGGTGCGGGGCACGAACAGATGGACGATGACAGACGAGATCGTCCTGCAACTCCGCACCCTGGGACTCAATGAATACGAGTCGAGGGTCTACGCCACTCTTGTCGGTCTCAAGAGGGCGACGGCGCGGGAGATCCACGAGGCGAGCAAGGTGCCGCGGGGCCGGATCTATGAAGTACTTCACGACCTGGCGCAGCGCGGCTTTGTCGGGGTGGAGGACGGGTCGCCTGCCCGGTATCATGCCGCCGATGCCGATGAGGTGATCGACCATATCAGGGACGAATATCTTGCCTCCCTGGAAAAGACGAGGTCGGCCCTCAAAAGCCTCTCCACGACGGTTCCTCTCCCGCCGCCTCCTTTCTACATGCTCAGGAGCGACTGGGCGATCGAGAACCAGCTCCAGTCGGTCTTCAGGAGGGTGAAGGAGCGCATGGTCCTCATCTGCCAGGACCCCTCCTTTCTCCGGAAGAACCTGAAAGTCCTGAAGGCCCTTCGGAAGAAGATCGACCTCTATGTCCTTGTCAGGGACAGGAAGGCGTTCTCCGGGATCGACCTCCCCCTCGTCGAGGGCAAGGGGATTGTGGCCGACCTCCTGGCCCGGCAGACCCCTCCGGGCGTCCACGCAGAGCAGGAGTGCTCGATCCTGATCGACAACGGCGAACTTCTCGCCATTGGTTCGTCGGGCGCCGAGAGGTTTGCGGTGATCGGGTCAGAGACTCCCATCATGAGATACTTCCTCCTCTCCCTGATCGAGCATCTGGAGAGGTGATGGCCGGCGCCTCTCTCCTCCCTGCACCACCATTATATTCTCGCGCGAATATACTGGCCCGAGGCTTCTGTCATGGCATGCCATGGCGAAGGGGAGTTGGTATCTGATGGAAGACGGATCAAGAGGCGCGATTCTCCAGCGCGACAGGAAGACCTATGCGATCGTCCCGAGGACACCGGCCGGGATCGTCGCCCCGGAGGACCTGGAGAACATTGTCAAGGTCGCGCGGCGGTATGCTATCCCGGTCATCAAGATGACCTCGGGGCAGCGGATGGCGCTCGTCGGGATCAAGGAAGAGGACGTCGACAATATCTGGAAGGAACTCGGGATGACCGTCGGGGAGGCGACGGCGCCCTGTCTCCACTATGTCCAGACCTGCCCGGGGACCGAGACCTGCAAGTACGGCGTGCAGGACTCCCTCGGCCTCGGGCTGAAACTTGAGGGGGTGAACCAGGACCTGAATCTTCCTGCGAAACTGAAGATGGGGGTTTCAGGCTGCCCGCGCTGTTGCGGGGAGAGTTATGTGCGGGACATCGGGCTGATCGGGACGGCAAAGGGGTGGACGGTGACCTTCGGCGGGAACTCAGGTGGGCGCCCCAGGATCGGCGATGTGGTGGCAAAGGACCTCCAGGTCGATGAGGCCGTCGGCATGGTGAGGCGTCTCCTCGAGTACTACCGCGACAACGGGAAACCCGGCGAGAGGACGCCGAGGTTTGCCGAGAGGGTCGGTATCGAAACGATCCGTGCCGCCATGCTCGGCCTGGCGCCGCCCCAGACCTGACCTCTGTCTGAGTCTCTCGAATCTCTCTTTTTTCCCCGACCCGCGCGGGTTATCTACCATGGTGTCCTCATACTCCCTGATGACCGACGGCGACCGCACCCTCGTCTCAGGCGCCGACCAGGACTTCCTGGAGGAACTCTCTGAGTACCTGGACGTCCTCGGGAACCCGACGCGCCTGCGGATCCTGAAGATCATCGAGCACACACCGCGGGATGTGCGGGAGATCTCACGGGCGATAGGGACAAGTTACGAGAACACAAAAAAGCACCTGGACAAACTCCTCCTTGCCGGTCTCGTGAAGAAGGAGGCAGGGTTCTCGGGGGAGACCGTGACCGGCGTCCACCCTGTCTGGAAGTACTCCCTGGTCGCCGGGGGCCTGGAGACAGTCATCCAGAACCTCGGGATCTTCGGGAATCTCGGGATCGCGGCCGACGCCCAGGGTGTCTCCCTCCGCCTGAGGGAGATGAAAGACCGTGTCTCGGCGGCCTTC
This window of the Methanofollis ethanolicus genome carries:
- a CDS encoding FHA domain-containing protein; protein product: MVSSYSLMTDGDRTLVSGADQDFLEELSEYLDVLGNPTRLRILKIIEHTPRDVREISRAIGTSYENTKKHLDKLLLAGLVKKEAGFSGETVTGVHPVWKYSLVAGGLETVIQNLGIFGNLGIAADAQGVSLRLREMKDRVSAAFSGGTPAVLVVGGPDDGRAFPLAGARCAVGREDPEAAPLQGCAVPLSAAYAAVTRVTRPHCLLSLSGGVWHVEDCGSTGGTAVNAVPLRRHERRPLADGDLIDLARGPQGVRLLFTVPLPDDGQDRPS
- a CDS encoding TrmB family transcriptional regulator, with the protein product MTDEIVLQLRTLGLNEYESRVYATLVGLKRATAREIHEASKVPRGRIYEVLHDLAQRGFVGVEDGSPARYHAADADEVIDHIRDEYLASLEKTRSALKSLSTTVPLPPPPFYMLRSDWAIENQLQSVFRRVKERMVLICQDPSFLRKNLKVLKALRKKIDLYVLVRDRKAFSGIDLPLVEGKGIVADLLARQTPPGVHAEQECSILIDNGELLAIGSSGAERFAVIGSETPIMRYFLLSLIEHLER
- a CDS encoding nitrite/sulfite reductase domain-containing protein, which produces MEDGSRGAILQRDRKTYAIVPRTPAGIVAPEDLENIVKVARRYAIPVIKMTSGQRMALVGIKEEDVDNIWKELGMTVGEATAPCLHYVQTCPGTETCKYGVQDSLGLGLKLEGVNQDLNLPAKLKMGVSGCPRCCGESYVRDIGLIGTAKGWTVTFGGNSGGRPRIGDVVAKDLQVDEAVGMVRRLLEYYRDNGKPGERTPRFAERVGIETIRAAMLGLAPPQT